CGGTGGACAGTGCGGCCAGCACGCGCGAGGGGTCGTCCGGGTGCGGCAGGATCGTGTGGAAGGCCTGACCGCCGAAGCCCGCGTTCCACTCCGCGCGGTGCGGGTGGTCCCACAGACCGCGCACCAGCGAGAACGTCTCGCCGCGGTCCTCGGAACGGAAGATCGCACCGGGCTCGGTGCCCGCCCACACCACGTCGTCGCCGCCGTCGCGGGAGGGTCCAGGCTGCAGCTGCCACACCCGGGCCACGGTGGCGCCCGTGTCCTCCGGGAAGCGGACGGCCCCGTTGGGCGTCTCGTCCCACGTCTCGCCGAGGTCGTCGGAGCGCCAGACCTGCGGTCCGAGCCAGCTCGACGAGGCCCCGGCCAGCAACCGCGGCGCACTCCCCCGGGTGTCGGCCATGACGGAATAGACCTCCTCCATCGGGAAGTGCGGGCCTGTCCAGTCCCACGACTGTCGGGACTCGTCCGAGGTCCCGAGCCACATGCCCTTGCGGGTTCCGACCATGAGCAGGGTGCGCGACACGGTGAACCTCCGGGTGCGGGACGATGACTATTCCGATTAGGAACACTACTCTCGGAGCATCATGAGTCAAGACCTTCCGGTGACCGGCTACGCGATCCTCGGCCTCCTCACGTTCGGCGACGAGCTGACGGGCTACGAGATCAAGCAGCGCGCAGACATCACGCTGCGCTTCTACTGGGTCTCGCCGGCGATGAGCCAGATCTACACCGAGCTGCACCGCCTCACCGACCGGGGCCTCGTCCGCGCCGACGTCCGCCCCGAAGGCGGACGGGAGGTGACGTCGTACGCGATCACCGACGCCGGGCGGACGGCGCTGCGCACCTGGATGGACCAGACGCCCGCCGGCTTCCCGGTCCTCAAGCACACGGTCCTGCTGCGCCTGCTCATCGGCCACGTGAGCGAGCCGCACCAGACCAGGCAGATGCTGCGCGACTACATCGACGAGCTGCAGCAGGCCGCGTGGGACCTCGCCCACGTACGCGCGGCGCTGAAGGGCTCCGACGGGCCCGGCGAGCCGTTCCGGTTCCCCTCGCTCGTGGCCGACTGGGGCCTGGACTACTTCGCCGCCGAGCAGCGGCACGCGCGCCGGGCCCTCGCCAGCCTCGCGGCCGACGAGCCCACTGAATGACGACGGCTGAATAGGGTGGCCGGGTGACCCGGCGACCCAGCAGCGCCCTGCTCGGGCCGGTCGGCCTGGTGCTCGTGGGCATCCTGTCCGTGCAGCTCGGCGCGGCGATCGCCAAGGGGCTGTTCGACGAGATCTCGCCGACCTCGATGGTGTGGCTGCGCCTGGTCACCAGCGCGCTGGTGCTCGGCGCCATCACCCGCCCCCGGCTCACCGGCCGCACGCGCCGGGACTGGCTGGTCGTGCTCGGGTTCGGCGCCAGCCTCGCCACGATGAACTGGGCGATCTACCAGTCCATGTCCCGGATCCCGCTGGGGATCGCGGTGACGATCGAGTTCATCGGGCCGTTGTCGCTCGCCATCCTCGGGTCGCGGCGCGCCCGCGACCTCGTCTGGGTCGGCCTGGCCGGTGCCGGGGTCGCGCTCCTCGGCATCGAGCGCACGGGCCTCGACCTGCTCGGCGTGGCCTGCGCCCTGCTCGCCGGCGCGGCCTGGGCGGCGTACATCCTGCTCAGCGCGAGCACCGGCCGCCGGTGGGACGGGCTCGACGGGCTCGCCGTGGCCAGCGTCGTCGCCGCCACGGGGATGGCCCTGCCCGCCCTGATGAGCGCCGGTACGTCACTGTGGGACGGCCGTCTGCTGCTCCTCGGAGCGCTGGTGGGACTGCTCAGCTCGGTCATCCCCTACAGCTGCGAGCTGATCGCGCTGCGCAGCCTGCGTCCCGCGGTCTTCGGGATCCTGATGAGCCTCGAGCCCGCAGCCGCGGCCCTCGCAGCGATCGTGGTGCTGCAGGAGCACCTCTCGCCGCTCCAGTGGCTGGCCATCGCCTGCGTGGTGGCGGCATCTGTCGGAGCCACCCGGTCCGGGTCCGCCCCCGGCGGGACGCCCGGCCGCCGCGACGGTGGCGGCGGTGAGCATTGGACAGCACCCGGCACACTGGCGACATGACGAGCAGCCCCCTGAGATCGCGACTGCTCCTCAGCTCGCTGGTCCTGGCGCTCGGCGTCACCGCGG
The sequence above is drawn from the Nocardioides sp. zg-1228 genome and encodes:
- a CDS encoding EamA family transporter; translated protein: MTRRPSSALLGPVGLVLVGILSVQLGAAIAKGLFDEISPTSMVWLRLVTSALVLGAITRPRLTGRTRRDWLVVLGFGASLATMNWAIYQSMSRIPLGIAVTIEFIGPLSLAILGSRRARDLVWVGLAGAGVALLGIERTGLDLLGVACALLAGAAWAAYILLSASTGRRWDGLDGLAVASVVAATGMALPALMSAGTSLWDGRLLLLGALVGLLSSVIPYSCELIALRSLRPAVFGILMSLEPAAAALAAIVVLQEHLSPLQWLAIACVVAASVGATRSGSAPGGTPGRRDGGGGEHWTAPGTLAT
- a CDS encoding PadR family transcriptional regulator, translating into MSQDLPVTGYAILGLLTFGDELTGYEIKQRADITLRFYWVSPAMSQIYTELHRLTDRGLVRADVRPEGGREVTSYAITDAGRTALRTWMDQTPAGFPVLKHTVLLRLLIGHVSEPHQTRQMLRDYIDELQQAAWDLAHVRAALKGSDGPGEPFRFPSLVADWGLDYFAAEQRHARRALASLAADEPTE